One genomic region from Rhinoraja longicauda isolate Sanriku21f chromosome 34, sRhiLon1.1, whole genome shotgun sequence encodes:
- the LOC144609392 gene encoding histone H3 — MARTKQTARKSTGGKAPRKQLATKAARKSAPATGGVKKPHRYRPGTVALREIRRYQKSTELLIRKLPFQRLVREIAQDFKTDLRFQSSAVMALQEASEAYLVGLFEDTNLCAIHAKRVTIMPKDIQLARRIRGERA; from the coding sequence ATGGCCCGGACCAAGCAGACAGCGCGTAAATCGACCGGAGGGAAAGCTCCTCGCAAACAGCTGGCGACCAAAGCGGCGCGGAAGAGCGCTCCAGCCACGGGCGGAGTGAAGAAGCCTCATCGCTACAGGCCCGGCACCGTGGCTCTGAGGGAGATCCGGCGCTACCAGAAATCCACCGAGCTGCTCATCCGCAAACTGCCCTTCCAGCGCCTGGTGCGGGAGATCGCTCAGGACTTCAAGACAGACCTGCGCTTCCAGAGCTCGGCCGTCATGGCTCTGCAGGAGGCCAGCGAGGCATACCTGGTGGGGCTCTTTGAAGACACCAACCTGTGCGCCATCCACGCCAAGCGAGTCACCATCATGCCCAAAGACATCCAGCTGGCCCGCCGCATCCGCGGGGAGCGCGCCTGA